A single region of the Salvia miltiorrhiza cultivar Shanhuang (shh) chromosome 8, IMPLAD_Smil_shh, whole genome shotgun sequence genome encodes:
- the LOC130999785 gene encoding spermidine hydroxycinnamoyl transferase — protein MKVTITRSCTVQPDGPCFNGSMPLTESDQTGILTHVPTIYFYKPHSQNWLTTKHTIFTTLQTSLAKALAHFYPLAGRLRWLDGARLELDCNSSGAHLIEADSDATFSDLGDFTPSPDFVHLVPRINYSLPIEEIPLLAMQVTNFRCRGVTLGYSVSHAVVDGQSALHFISEWANLARGAPLGASPSLDRRLLRAGDPPSEARSRFEHPQFDPPPFLVGRSNNKEEREKETVVSMLKLSRSQVQLLKTEANRGTARAYTRYEAIAGHIWRSACRARGHAPEQPTALGICVDVRGRVRPPLPPKFFGNAIIDVIARGRSGELADRPLGYAAGKIREAIDGVTSEYVHSVIDFLKNLDDFSRLQDIHALRTEGGSFYGNPNIGVVSWMCLPLHGLDFGWGKEFFMAPGSHDCDGDSLILPACGGDAGDLLVALCLQVECMEDFKKFFYQEI, from the exons atgaaagtaACCATAACTCGTAGTTGCACGGTTCAGCCAGACGGACCATGTTTCAATGGTTCGATGCCGCTAACCGAATCCGACCAAACCGGTATTCTAACTCATGTCCCAACGATCTACTTTTACAAGCCACACTCCCAAAATTGGCTCACAACAAAACACACCATTTTCACAACCCTCCAAACTTCACTAGCCAAGGCCCTGGCCCACTTTTACCCGCTAGCCGGCCGTCTGCGCTGGCTAGATGgggctcggctcgagctcgactgCAATAGCAGCGGGGCCCACCTCATCGAAGCTGACTCCGATGCCACGTTCAGTGACCTCGGGGACTTCACTCCGTCTCCCGATTTTGTTCACCTGGTCCCTCGGATCAACTACTCTTTGCCCATCGAAGAAATCCCACTACTAGCCATGCAG GTGACCAACTTTCGATGCCGCGGAGTCACCCTCGGCTACTCTGTATCCCATGCCGTTGTCGACGGCCAGAGCGCGCTCCACTTCATCTCCGAGTGGGCTAATCTCGCGCGTGGCGCCCCGTTAGGCGCTTCGCCTTCCCTAGACAGGAGACTCCTCCGCGCCGGAGATCCTCCGTCGGAGGCCCGGTCGCGGTTCGAGCACCCGCAGTTCGACCCTCCTCCCTTTCTGGTAGGGCGGTCGAACaataaagaagagagagagaaagaaacaGTAGTAAGTATGCTGAAGCTGTCGAGAAGCCAAgtccaactgctcaagaccgAAGCCAACAGAGGCACGGCGCGCGCCTACACGCGCTACGAAGCCATAGCGGGGCATATATGGAGGAGCGCGTGCCGAGCGCGTGGACACGCGCCCGAGCAGCCGACGGCGCTCGGGATTTGCGTGGACGTGCGGGGGCGCGTGaggccgccgctgccgccgaaGTTCTTCGGCAATGCGATAATCGACGTGATCGCCCGGGGGCGGTCGGGGGAGCTGGCGGACCGGCCGCTCGGCTACGCCGCCGGCAAAATAAGGGAGGCGATCGACGGCGTGACGAGCGAGTACGTGCATTCGGTCATCGATTTCCTTAAAAACCTCGATGATTTCTCGAGGTTGCAAGACATACACGCGTTGAGAACCGAGGGTGGGTCGTTTTACGGCAACCCTAACATCGGCGTGGTGAGTTGGATGTGTCTGCCTCTGCACGGCCTTGATTTCGGATGGGGGAAGGAGTTTTTCATGGCGCCGGGATCTCACGACTGCGACGGCGATTCCTTGATCTTGCCGGCGTGCGGCGGCGATGCCGGCGATTTGCTTGTTGCGCTGTGTCTGCAGGTTGAGTGCATGGAAGATTTCAAGAAATTCTTCTACCAAGAAATTTAG
- the LOC130999795 gene encoding chitinase 5-like → MNHSLTIYALLALLLATGKYVSGQNNGGNVGGVVTDSFFNGIANQAGAGCAGKGFYTRAAFLQAIQLYPNFGMVGSADDSKREIAAFFAHVTHETGHMCYTREINKAVYCSSNKQWPCTPGQSYYGRGPLQLTWNYNYGPAGQALNFDGLNNPDIVARDPAISFKAALWFWMNSVHTAITSGRGFGATIRAINGGECDGGRPAAVTARVNYYTSYCNQFGVNPGPNLRC, encoded by the exons ATGAACCATTCCCTCACTATCTACGCCCTTCTCGCTCTCCTCCTAGCCACCGGAAAATACGTCTCCGGCCAAAACAACGGAGGCAATGTCGGCGGCGTGGTGACAGATAGTTTCTTCAACGGCATTGCTAATCAGGCGGGGGCGGGCTGCGCTGGGAAGGGATTCTACACACGCGCCGCCTTCCTACAAGCGATTCAGCTGTACCCCAACTTCGGCATGGTGGGGTCCGCCGACGACTCGAAGCGTGAGATCGCGGCGTTCTTCGCTCATGTCACGCACGAGACCGGGC ACATGTGCTACACACGAGAGATAAACAAGGCGGTCTATTGCAGTAGCAACAAACAGTGGCCGTGCACGCCGGGCCAGAGCTACTACGGCAGAGGCCCGCTACAGCTGACGTGGAACTACAACTACGGCCCGGCGGGCCAAGCCCTaaattttgatggattgaacAACCCCGATATCGTGGCCCGGGACCCCGCCATCTCATTCAAGGCCGCGCTGTGGTTCTGGATGAATAGCGTGCACACGGCTATTACATCGGGGCGGGGTTTTGGGGCCACGATTAGGGCTATTAACGGCGGAGAATGCGATGGAGGGAGGCCGGCCGCCGTGACTGCTCGTGTTAATTATTATACGAGTTATTGTAACCAATTCGGAGTTAATCCCGGACCTAATCTTCGTTGTTAG
- the LOC130999792 gene encoding chitinase 5-like isoform X4, with translation MNHSLTIYALLALLLATGKYVSGQNNGGNVSGVVTDSFFNGIANQAGRGCAGKGFYTRAAFLQAIQLYPNFGTVGSADDSKREIAAFFAHVTHETGHMCYTREINKAIYCNSNKQWPCTPGQRYYGRGPLQLTWNYNYGPAGQALNFDGLNNPDIVARDPAISFKAALWFWMNRVHTAITSGRGFGATIRAIHGGECDGGRPAAVTARVNYYTSYCNQFGVNPGPNLRC, from the exons ATGAACCATTCCCTCACTATCTACGCCCTTCTCGCTCTCCTCCTAGCCACCGGAAAATACGTCTCCGGCCAAAACAACGGAGGCAATGTCAGCGGCGTGGTGACAGATAGTTTCTTCAACGGCATTGCTAATCAGGCGGGGCGGGGCTGCGCCGGGAAGGGATTCTACACACGCGCCGCCTTCCTACAAGCGATTCAGCTGTACCCCAACTTCGGCACGGTGGGGTCCGCCGACGACTCGAAGCGTGAGATCGCAGCGTTCTTCGCTCATGTCACGCACGAGACCGGGC ACATGTGCTACACACGAGAGATAAACAAGGCGATCTATTGCAATAGCAACAAACAGTGGCCGTGCACGCCGGGCCAGAGGTACTACGGCAGAGGCCCGCTACAGCTGACGTGGAACTACAACTACGGCCCGGCGGGCCAAGCCCTaaattttgatggattgaacAACCCCGATATCGTGGCCCGGGACCCCGCCATCTCATTCAAGGCCGCGCTGTGGTTCTGGATGAATAGGGTGCACACAGCTATTACATCGGGGCGGGGTTTTGGGGCCACGATTAGGGCTATTCACGGCGGGGAATGCGACGGCGGGAGGCCGGCCGCCGTGACTGCTCGTGTTAATTATTATACGAGTTATTGTAACCAATTCGGAGTTAACCCTGGACCTAATCTTCGTTGTTAG